The Mycolicibacterium aurum genome segment TGCCCGACGCCCCATCTCAACCAGCGCCGAAAGTGTCGCGATGCCTTGTATTCTCAGCATCGAGCAGACGGGCGGGCAAATCGACACGTGAATACGATCGTGAGCGCGGACAACGCCCGCGCCGGCGTCTTGATGGCGATCACCGCGCAGGTGTCCGTGCAAATGGGGATGGCTGTCGCCGTGAGCCTGATCGATCAGATCGGCTCGGACGGCACGGCGTGGCTTCGGCTCTCACTGGCAGGCATTGTGCTGTTGCTCGTGGTCCGTCCCCGGCCATCGGCGTTCACCTGGCGCTCCTTCGGAATGTGTGTCGTACTCGGTTGCGTCACCGCGGCGATCACGTTGTTCTTCATGGCGTCGCTGGATCGGCTGGCCCTGGGTACCGCCACCGCATTGGAGTTCCTCGGACCGTTGGCCCTGGCCGTCCTCCACGGTCGTGGCCGTCACCGGCTGCTGTGGCCGGCGCTTGCCGCACTCGGCGTTGTGTTATTGAGCGAGCCCTTCACCGGCGGCATCGACCCCAAAGGGGCCCTGCTGGCCTTGTCTGCCGGAATCTGCTGGGCCGTTTATATTCTGCTCACCCAACGGGTCGGCGACGAGGTGGCCGGCGTCAACGGGTTGGCCGTATCGATGCCGATCGCCGGCGTGGTCTCCTGCTTTTTTGTTGATACAGCCGCGTTTTCGAAGCTCACTCCGCAGCTGCTGCTCGTCGGCTTCGGCATGGCGCTGCTGTTGCCGGTGCTGCCCTACGTACTGGAACTCCTGGCGTTGCGCAGGCTGACCACGGCGACGTTCGGCATCCTGATGAGTCTTGAGCCGGCGTTCGCTTTGGTGGTGGGCTTCCTGCTCCTGGACCAGGATCCAGGTCCGGTCGGCATCCTCGGGATCATCGCGGTGGTGGCCGCCGGCATCGGCGCCGCGCGCGGTGGTGGCCGCGAAATGGCTGTGCCCCTCGAGGTGGGATGACCTGAGGCAGTCCAGAATGGACGCATGGAGTCGACCCGCGTGGATCGCTGGCTCTGGGCAGTCCGCCTGACCAAGACCCGGCCGGACGCCGCCTCGGCATGCCGCGGTGGACAGGTCCGTGTGAACGGCCGGCCCGCGAAGCCGTCCACCATGGTGTCCCCCGGGGACGAAGTACGTGCCAAGGTGGGCGACACGACGCGAATCGTCGAGGTGTCGCGCATCATCCAGAAGCGGGTGGGGGCGGCCGACGCTGTGACCTGCTACCTCGATCGGACTCCCCCGCCGCCCCCCAGCGTCTCTGCCCCCGTCGCCGTCCGGGACCGCGGCGCCGGACGCCCCACCAAACGGGACCGCCGGCTGCTGGACCAATGGCGCGCACGCCAGAGCTGACGCCCGCTCCGGCGATCGGTGTCGCGCACGTACTGGCCGCGCTGGCGCTCATCGCGGTCCCGGCGGTCGGGTGGTTCGTCGAGGGCTGGTCGGGCGCGACCACGCTGGTGGTGTACTGGTTCGAGACGCTGGCAGGATCACTGTTCATCGCCCTTCGCGTCCGGCTGCACCGGCGATGGTCGCCGCGCCGCGGGCATTACGCCTACGAAGCGCCGAGTACGAATCGCCGCAACGCGCAGAGCTCCTCGTTTCTTGCCGGGTTCCTCGTCACCAGCCTCGTGTTCACCGCCGCGCACGGCCTGTTTCTGGGCGTCATCCTCTTTCTGCTGAATCGCAACGATCAGTCTGAGATTGCCGAAATCAATTGGCGCAGTGTCGTTTACGGCTGCATTCTCGTTCTGGCCCTACTCTGCGCCGACATGATCGTCGACCTGGGGACCCTGCGCAATTGGTCGTTCTGGCGGATCGAACAGACGGCACAGCGGGGCTTCAGTCGAGTGGCCGTCGTCCACCTCACCCTGATCTTCGGCATGTTCGGTATCGCGATGACTGGCGCGTCCAGTGCGGTGTTCGGGGTGTTCGTCGTGTTGAAGAGTCTGGCTGCGCTGAGTTTTGTTCTTCCGCAATGGGATCCGGCCGCACCGCCGGAGTGGCTCAGCCGCTTCATGAATCGCGTACCCAGCGTGCATCCGGCCCGGCGCTTCGAGGACGCCTGGGTGCAGGACCGCGCGGACGAGCGTGCGCGTCGTGACCGCAACGAGCAACCTTGGGCGCCGCGACACCGCTGACGTCAGCCCGGTGGAGCCTGCTGGTCACCGGTCGACCAGGTGTAGCGCTGTTCGATGGCGGTGTCGTTGCCGAGCATGAAGGCCCGGTGGTAGCGGCCGGCGCGAGCGATGGTGGCCAGCCACGTGGCGACCGTGCTGACGCGGTTGCGCACCCCGGTCAGGAACGCGATGTGCAGCACCCCCCACGCCACCCAGCCGACGAAGCCGGACAGCTTGATCGGGCCGACCTGCAGCAACGCCTTACCCCTGCTGATGTACGCCGCAGACCCGAGGTCGCGGTAGCGATACTTCCGCCGCGGTTTGCCGACGAGCTCCCGGCGGATGCATTCGGCGACGTGCAACCCGCCCTGCATGGCATTCTCGGCGACACCCGGGAGGTTGTCGCGCCCCACCAGGTCACCGATCACGAAGATCTCGGGATGGCCCGTGACGGACAGGTCAGGTTCCACCTGTAGTCGGCCGGCCCGGTCCGCAGGAATATCGAGCACCTCGGACAGATGCTTGGCGAACGGCACCGCTTCGACGCCGGCCGTCCACAGCACGGTGCGGGCTTCGTACTGCTCCTGCGGTCCTCCCGACTTCGGGGTGACGGTCACCCCACTGCGTCCGACGTCGGTGACGTGCACGCCGAGGTGAAGCTCCACACCGAGCTTGCGCAGCGTGGTCGTGGCTTTGGCCGCGAGGTCCGGGGCAAAGCTCTTCAGCACGCGGTCTCCCCCGTCGAACAGCAAGACACGGGCGTCTTCCGGCTCGATGCTGTGGAACTCGTTGGCCAACGTCCGCGTGGCGACCTCGCGAATCTGTCCGGCGAGTTCCACCCCGGTGGGACCGCCGCCGGTCA includes the following:
- a CDS encoding RNA-binding S4 domain-containing protein; protein product: MESTRVDRWLWAVRLTKTRPDAASACRGGQVRVNGRPAKPSTMVSPGDEVRAKVGDTTRIVEVSRIIQKRVGAADAVTCYLDRTPPPPPSVSAPVAVRDRGAGRPTKRDRRLLDQWRARQS
- a CDS encoding EamA family transporter — protein: MSADNARAGVLMAITAQVSVQMGMAVAVSLIDQIGSDGTAWLRLSLAGIVLLLVVRPRPSAFTWRSFGMCVVLGCVTAAITLFFMASLDRLALGTATALEFLGPLALAVLHGRGRHRLLWPALAALGVVLLSEPFTGGIDPKGALLALSAGICWAVYILLTQRVGDEVAGVNGLAVSMPIAGVVSCFFVDTAAFSKLTPQLLLVGFGMALLLPVLPYVLELLALRRLTTATFGILMSLEPAFALVVGFLLLDQDPGPVGILGIIAVVAAGIGAARGGGREMAVPLEVG
- a CDS encoding DUF6498-containing protein, yielding MARTPELTPAPAIGVAHVLAALALIAVPAVGWFVEGWSGATTLVVYWFETLAGSLFIALRVRLHRRWSPRRGHYAYEAPSTNRRNAQSSSFLAGFLVTSLVFTAAHGLFLGVILFLLNRNDQSEIAEINWRSVVYGCILVLALLCADMIVDLGTLRNWSFWRIEQTAQRGFSRVAVVHLTLIFGMFGIAMTGASSAVFGVFVVLKSLAALSFVLPQWDPAAPPEWLSRFMNRVPSVHPARRFEDAWVQDRADERARRDRNEQPWAPRHR
- a CDS encoding NAD(P)/FAD-dependent oxidoreductase gives rise to the protein MNTRRPRVLIIGGGFGGLFCARRLAGADVDVDVTLLDRAAGHLFQPLLYQCATGTLSIGHISRPLREEFARHRNVTTLLGEAVSLDPKLRQITALRPDETTFTLDYDVLVVAAGMQQSYFGKPHFAQWAPGMKTLDDALCIRQRLFTAFEIAETLPPGPERDSWLTFAVTGGGPTGVELAGQIREVATRTLANEFHSIEPEDARVLLFDGGDRVLKSFAPDLAAKATTTLRKLGVELHLGVHVTDVGRSGVTVTPKSGGPQEQYEARTVLWTAGVEAVPFAKHLSEVLDIPADRAGRLQVEPDLSVTGHPEIFVIGDLVGRDNLPGVAENAMQGGLHVAECIRRELVGKPRRKYRYRDLGSAAYISRGKALLQVGPIKLSGFVGWVAWGVLHIAFLTGVRNRVSTVATWLATIARAGRYHRAFMLGNDTAIEQRYTWSTGDQQAPPG